The Deinococcus koreensis genome window below encodes:
- the proS gene encoding proline--tRNA ligase: MTTDGGKGKGGKAQQYGVTPQSTDFNDWYNEVVKKADLADNSPVAGAMVVRPYGSALWENIVRWLDDRFKATGHESLVFPTLIPMGFIMKEADHVEGFAPELFTVNKIGTEVLAEPYVMRPTSETIIGHMWAGWLNSYRDLPFLHYQWGSVFRAELRTKAFLRTSEFYWHEGHTAHADEAEARAEVRQLLDIYHEFCRDVLALPVVRGEKTASERFAGAVATYSIEGMMRDGKALQSGTSHYLGQNFSRAFEVKFQTREQKEEFAHTTSWAISSRIIGAIIMTHGDDFGLIMPPRIAPIQVVVIPVGRKDNFDEMVAEGEKLAAELRAQGLKVKVDKRDGVTNGFKYNDWELKGVPVRIELGPRDLESGVVVVKNRNGEEKETLGRDEAVSGMPARLDAIHDWLYGRAKDFMLTHTLEVDSYDAFQEAIEASNWARAFHCGGAECEKAIKDDTKATTRNIPLDDAEFFNEGGEGACVRCGQPSAYGKRVIFGRQY, from the coding sequence ATGACTACGGACGGCGGTAAGGGCAAGGGCGGGAAGGCGCAGCAGTACGGCGTGACGCCTCAGAGCACGGATTTCAACGACTGGTACAACGAGGTCGTGAAGAAGGCCGATCTGGCCGACAACTCCCCGGTGGCGGGCGCCATGGTCGTGCGGCCCTACGGCAGCGCGCTGTGGGAGAACATCGTGCGCTGGCTGGACGACCGCTTCAAGGCGACCGGCCACGAGTCGCTGGTCTTCCCCACCCTGATTCCCATGGGCTTCATCATGAAGGAGGCCGACCACGTCGAGGGCTTCGCGCCCGAGCTGTTCACGGTGAACAAGATCGGCACCGAGGTGCTGGCCGAGCCCTACGTGATGCGGCCGACCAGCGAGACGATCATCGGGCACATGTGGGCGGGCTGGCTCAACTCCTACCGCGACCTGCCCTTCCTGCACTACCAGTGGGGCTCCGTGTTCCGCGCCGAGCTGCGCACCAAGGCCTTCCTGCGAACGAGCGAGTTCTACTGGCACGAGGGCCACACCGCCCACGCCGACGAGGCCGAGGCGAGGGCCGAGGTGCGGCAGCTGCTGGATATCTACCACGAGTTCTGCCGGGACGTGCTGGCGCTGCCCGTGGTGCGCGGCGAGAAAACCGCCTCCGAGCGCTTTGCCGGGGCGGTGGCCACCTACTCCATCGAGGGCATGATGCGCGACGGTAAGGCGCTGCAGAGCGGCACCAGCCACTACCTCGGCCAGAACTTCAGCCGCGCCTTCGAGGTCAAGTTCCAGACCCGCGAGCAGAAGGAGGAGTTCGCCCACACCACGTCCTGGGCGATCTCCAGCCGGATCATCGGGGCGATCATCATGACCCACGGCGACGACTTCGGCCTGATCATGCCGCCCCGCATCGCGCCCATTCAGGTGGTCGTGATTCCGGTGGGCCGTAAGGACAACTTCGACGAGATGGTCGCGGAGGGCGAGAAGCTGGCGGCCGAGCTGCGTGCCCAGGGCCTTAAGGTCAAGGTCGACAAGCGCGACGGCGTGACCAACGGCTTCAAGTACAACGACTGGGAACTCAAGGGTGTGCCCGTGCGGATCGAACTCGGGCCGCGCGACCTGGAGAGCGGCGTGGTGGTCGTGAAGAACCGCAACGGCGAGGAGAAGGAGACGCTCGGCCGCGACGAGGCCGTGAGCGGCATGCCTGCTCGCCTGGACGCCATCCACGACTGGCTGTATGGCCGCGCGAAGGATTTCATGCTCACGCACACGCTGGAGGTGGACAGCTACGACGCCTTCCAGGAGGCCATCGAGGCCTCCAACTGGGCGCGCGCCTTCCACTGCGGCGGCGCCGAGTGCGAGAAGGCCATCAAGGACGACACCAAGGCCACCACCCGCAACATTCCGCTGGACGACGCCGAGTTTTTCAACGAGGGGGGCGAGGGCGCGTGCGTGCGGTGCGGTCAGCCCAGCGCCTACGGCAAACGGGTGATCTTCGGTCGGCAGTACTGA
- a CDS encoding DUF2171 domain-containing protein, translating to MTQNTQPGEITDRIAQDLKARLEQGGEHLQVRDVNGEHVGTVDHLEGEQIKLTRKDSPDGQHHYVPLSQVESMDDVAVYLNVERSSLS from the coding sequence ATGACCCAGAACACCCAGCCCGGCGAAATCACCGACCGCATCGCGCAAGATCTGAAGGCCCGTCTGGAGCAGGGCGGAGAGCACCTGCAGGTCAGGGACGTCAACGGTGAGCACGTCGGCACCGTCGATCATCTGGAGGGCGAGCAGATCAAGCTGACCCGCAAGGATTCCCCGGACGGCCAGCACCATTACGTGCCGCTCTCGCAGGTGGAGAGCATGGACGACGTGGCTGTATACCTGAACGTCGAGCGCAGCAGCCTGAGCTGA
- a CDS encoding glycoside hydrolase family 68 protein: MTHSPVARPVCLLLVSALLASCGSPQPSPNPAPPGGTDTRPEGDYTDRWTLQEAMQIPLNKTAQTATPAITDWPTINFPQPNPRGLQKTLPGYHIWDTWAIRTLGGGVADIQLNDGKTYNVLIHLSVKEDVLPGKRHDIATLRYSYATDGKSWKLGANDGLVFPKQDSFGSRNWAGSAVITDDGQVFVFYTATGEKGEDFNAALLPSRAGRGDISSSALRGGLLPLSGSGAGDIQPGISYEQKIAVAWGPKLKVVGGQVVFDGAWKHKVILRADGTYYQTLQQSDVGDLYAFRDPWVFRDPADKKLYMLFEGNVGGIKSQQKCDPEDIGDAAYRASVQVPENARNWNGALGLAVSSGNSGTTGADLTASLTNWKLTPPLLTAKCVNQELERPHFVFKDNRYYLFTSSHVKKFAEIGDLRARGVEGLYGFVGNSIRGNYTPLNAGGLVLSNPSTQDYQAYSYDVIPTTDPSRYLITSFIDSPGIGDRDIGEFSSLTPEQQFRAFGGTLDKTHVLEITGTGTRLNGQLDYGQIKP; encoded by the coding sequence ATGACCCACTCGCCCGTCGCCCGGCCCGTCTGCCTGCTGCTCGTAAGCGCCCTGCTCGCGTCCTGCGGCTCGCCTCAGCCCTCTCCGAATCCGGCGCCGCCCGGCGGCACGGACACCCGGCCCGAAGGCGACTACACCGACCGCTGGACGCTGCAGGAGGCCATGCAGATCCCGCTGAACAAGACCGCGCAGACCGCTACCCCGGCGATCACCGACTGGCCGACCATCAATTTTCCCCAGCCCAACCCGCGCGGCCTGCAAAAGACCCTGCCCGGCTACCACATCTGGGACACCTGGGCGATCCGCACCCTGGGCGGCGGCGTGGCTGACATCCAGCTGAACGACGGCAAGACCTACAACGTGCTGATCCACCTGAGCGTGAAAGAGGACGTGCTGCCGGGCAAACGCCACGACATCGCCACCCTGCGCTATTCGTACGCCACGGACGGCAAGAGCTGGAAGCTGGGCGCCAATGACGGGCTGGTGTTCCCCAAACAGGACTCGTTCGGCTCGCGCAACTGGGCCGGCAGCGCCGTGATCACCGATGACGGTCAGGTCTTCGTGTTCTATACGGCCACGGGCGAGAAGGGGGAGGACTTCAACGCGGCCCTGCTGCCCAGCCGTGCGGGGCGGGGGGACATCAGTTCGTCGGCCCTGCGGGGGGGCCTCCTGCCGCTCAGTGGCAGCGGCGCCGGCGACATCCAGCCCGGCATCTCCTACGAGCAGAAGATCGCCGTGGCCTGGGGCCCGAAGCTGAAGGTGGTCGGCGGCCAGGTCGTGTTCGACGGCGCCTGGAAGCACAAGGTGATCCTGCGCGCCGACGGCACCTATTACCAGACCCTCCAGCAGTCGGATGTGGGAGATCTGTATGCCTTCCGCGACCCCTGGGTGTTCCGTGACCCGGCCGACAAGAAGCTGTACATGCTGTTCGAGGGCAACGTGGGCGGCATCAAGTCGCAGCAGAAGTGCGACCCCGAGGACATCGGCGACGCGGCCTACCGCGCCTCGGTGCAGGTGCCGGAGAACGCCCGCAACTGGAACGGGGCCCTGGGTCTGGCGGTCAGTTCCGGCAACAGCGGCACGACCGGCGCCGACCTCACTGCCAGCCTGACCAACTGGAAGCTGACCCCGCCGCTGCTGACCGCCAAATGCGTCAATCAGGAGCTGGAACGGCCGCACTTCGTGTTCAAGGACAACAGGTACTACCTGTTCACGAGCAGCCACGTCAAGAAGTTCGCCGAGATCGGGGATCTGCGCGCCCGTGGGGTCGAGGGGCTCTACGGCTTCGTGGGAAACAGCATCCGGGGCAACTACACGCCGCTCAATGCCGGGGGGCTGGTGCTGAGCAACCCCTCCACCCAGGACTACCAGGCCTACTCCTACGACGTGATCCCCACCACCGACCCCAGCCGCTACCTGATCACCAGCTTCATCGACTCGCCAGGCATCGGAGACCGGGATATCGGTGAATTCTCCTCCCTGACCCCGGAGCAGCAGTTCCGGGCCTTCGGCGGAACGCTCGACAAGACCCATGTGCTGGAGATCACTGGCACGGGCACCCGCCTGAACGGCCAGCTGGACTACGGGCAGATCAAGCCCTAG
- a CDS encoding ABC transporter substrate-binding protein: MKRVLLPLLTLSLIASAGAQQAREIRLGVFPNITHAAGLVGVQRGLFQKELGSGVKLVVKEFANGSQVSEAFAAGAIDAAYVGPGPAMNAFLRGVPIQVYAGAANAGAVLVARKDAGVRGVKGLAGKKVAVPTRGSTQDISLRHLLHENGLKASDEGGNVTIVPIDPANMPAAFAAKQVDAALVQEPWGAVMETQGARLIANEKAIWEGGNYTTTVLVVNTKFAGQNPEAVKGLLRGHLAAIRFIGGSNAGAQKAIAEQIYSFTGKRPNTAELFKALARTKVTWDINLKTLAEYAQLNKEAGFARDVPDLNRFVDLTLVRSLAK, from the coding sequence ATGAAGCGAGTCCTCCTCCCCCTCCTGACCCTTTCCCTGATCGCAAGCGCCGGTGCCCAGCAGGCCAGAGAAATCCGCCTGGGAGTTTTTCCCAATATCACCCACGCGGCCGGGCTGGTCGGCGTGCAGCGCGGCCTGTTCCAGAAGGAACTGGGCAGCGGTGTGAAGCTGGTCGTCAAGGAATTCGCCAACGGCTCGCAGGTCAGCGAGGCCTTCGCGGCGGGCGCCATCGACGCCGCCTATGTCGGCCCCGGCCCGGCCATGAACGCCTTCCTGCGCGGCGTGCCCATTCAGGTCTACGCGGGCGCCGCGAACGCCGGGGCCGTGCTGGTGGCCCGCAAGGACGCGGGCGTGCGCGGCGTGAAGGGGCTGGCCGGCAAGAAGGTCGCGGTGCCCACGCGCGGCAGCACCCAGGACATCTCCCTGCGCCACCTGCTCCATGAGAACGGCCTCAAGGCCAGCGATGAAGGCGGCAACGTAACCATCGTGCCCATCGATCCGGCGAACATGCCCGCCGCCTTCGCCGCGAAGCAGGTCGACGCGGCGCTCGTGCAGGAACCCTGGGGCGCCGTGATGGAAACCCAGGGCGCCCGGCTGATCGCCAACGAAAAGGCCATCTGGGAGGGCGGGAACTACACGACCACGGTGCTGGTCGTGAACACGAAGTTCGCCGGGCAGAACCCGGAGGCCGTGAAAGGCCTTCTGCGCGGACACCTGGCCGCCATCCGCTTCATCGGGGGCAGCAACGCCGGCGCGCAGAAGGCCATCGCCGAGCAGATCTACAGCTTCACCGGCAAGCGCCCGAACACCGCTGAGCTGTTCAAGGCTCTGGCCCGCACGAAGGTCACCTGGGACATCAACCTCAAGACTCTGGCCGAGTACGCGCAGCTGAACAAGGAGGCAGGCTTCGCGCGGGACGTGCCCGATCTGAACCGCTTTGTGGATCTGACGCTGGTACGCTCGCTGGCGAAA